DNA from Elephas maximus indicus isolate mEleMax1 chromosome 18, mEleMax1 primary haplotype, whole genome shotgun sequence:
CTCTCAGGACAGGTGGCAGCAGTGGGCTGTGGTCCAGTCTACCACACTGCACTGGCAGTGGCATGTGTTTTCCCTCTGCACATCCTAGTAACCACAGGGGTAGCCAGAGGCACAACTGGTGACAGCAGTGTCTGTGTGAGCACGTGAGACACGACATGAAAGCCCTTAGATAACCATCTCTCACCCATGCATAGCCCAGGGGTAGGTCTAGGTCTCGTGAGGCCTAAAGCAAATTCAATTCTGAAGGccctttttaagaaaaaaaaaaaaatacaacaattaCTGAAACAAATTTAAGTATAGGGCCTTTGAAGAGATCCATGAAATGGGGGGCCTGGGAGTTTGTTTCCTTAGATTCATGATAAATCCACCTCTGGGTTGGCCTCTACCCACCAAAACAGGGGGATAGATTGGGAAAtgaggtgaaggatgagggtagTGGTAGGTGACATTTCAGGGCAATTGAGGAGGTGAAGGGCTGGCATTTGGGGGCatgaaaggagggaggaaaaggaagaggcaaaAACCCAAGATCTCTCAGGAGCATCCTTAAGGGGACTGAGAATGGATAAGGGATCTCCAAGAACTGGGGTTGCAACTCAGCCCGGGGCCATACAacctgggatggggtgggggtgtaTGTGCTGTACATGGACAAGGGAGGGCATGGGTCCGTCTTACAACCATTCATCCTCATGGAGTTACTCACCTGCAAGGCTGGAGGCCAGTTTTCCTGGGATGGTGACACTGACACACAAGAGCTTCTGTGTCAGCAGGGGGCTTATACTCTGagtagaaaagagaaaaggatatTGCCTGTGATCCCTCCCATAATCCCCTTCTAAATCCTCTTGTACCCCAGAAGGATTACTGTGTCCCCAGTCAGGCTACTCtctagctgtgtgatttggggcaaattaaaaattttaaagttcaGTTTTCCCATTTATAAAATTAAAGTAATAATTGTACTTCATGAAGTggtcatgagaattaaatgaactaaTCAACATAAAGATTTGCATTATAGCTGATTCATTGTGAGTGCTCATAAATTATAGCTATCACcattaccatcaccaccatcaccaccgccatcactaccaccatcatcactaccaccatcatcactaccatcaccatcaccatgatcatcaccaccatcatcatcctcaccaccatcaccaccaccatcataccACCATCAAGACCAGCACCACCATGATCATTATCACCATcaacatcatcatcaccatcaccaccatcaccaccaccaccaccaccatcaccatcatcatcaccatcaccatcatcatcatcaggaGCAGCATCATCATCACTGTGGAAACATGAGCTTTTAACCAGGAGTTCCAAAAGGGTTGGGGCAGGGGAGAAAGCCCTGGGCAGGAAGATTGGGGATAAGTGGACTGATTCGAGTTTAGAATATAGGGATGAGATAGAGAAGTTGGGGTTTAGAAATAGAGTCATGAGCAAGGGTtaaccttctccttctcctcagcTCCAGTCAGTTACCCAGTTTGTTGACAGCTGCCTTTATCTTTTTATCCACAACCACATCTAAGGAACACTGAGCATCCCCAGGCGTCATCGGCTGGAGGAGGGGGATGAGCATGAGAAAGAGGCAAGAGGCAGGCTTCATCCTGTACAGAGGCAGTGTCCTGGGGCTGGATGGAAAAATGGGAAGAAGCTGAGATCtctgaagggagatgagaagtgAATACTCTGAGAAAGTAAGGATGGAGGAAAGGCAGTGTCAGTAAGAAGGAGCATGGATCTCTTTGAAGGAGTTTGGAAAAGTAGGGAGGTTGGCTGCAAAGCAGGCTCACTCACCAAAAAGTTTGGTCAAGGCCTGAAAGGAATGACCAGGAAAAGACATTTTTTACCCTGTGGTACTGACTTGGAGGCACCCCTTCAatgcatatacatgcacacacatgcacattcacacacaaacacattttaAAGAACTGTACAAGCTGGGGTGTGTCACAGGTGTGCTAAACTTTAGTGTGTTCATGATAAGTAACAGCTGCCCTTGCTCTGGTTCTCTGCCAAGAGGAGTCTtacctttctgttcttccctcttttttcttcttggcTACCTGATAAGATTAGCACCTGGACCTTCTGTTGACTGTTCTATATTATAGACCTCTTGTTTGATCCTCCATGGGGAAGAGGTTACTTTATGGCCTTCTGAGTGAGGGCACTAGCCGTCACTTGTTTAGAGATCATTTTATTGTCCCTGGTTAATCCCATCTGTGGGAAGGAATAGAAAACCTGATTaatggtggcttaaaaaaaaaaaaatttactcctTACTTAACCAGAAGCTTAGTGCATGATTCCAGGTGTTCTTGGAGGGCTCAGAAGGATGATCACTGGTCCCATCTTTCCCCGCCTTTCTCCACCAACCTCAGTTCATTGGCTTTTCATCCTTGAccttatctctctttttttaaaattgtgctaaaggtgaaagtttacagagcaaattagtttctcattaaacagttaacacagaaattgttttgtgacattggttgccaacctgcaATGTGCCAACACTCTTCTccaacctgggttccctatttccattcatcgttttcctgtcccttcttgccttctcgtctttgtttttgTGCTGGTGTGCCCAGTGGTCTCCTATATATGAATTGAACTACGAATCACattcctcatatgtgttattgttgttctcataggcctgtctaatctttggttgaagggtgaacctcaggagtggcttcattactgagttaaaatggtgccGAGGTGCAatactctcatggtttctccaatctctgtcaggccagcaagacttttttttttatttcaaattttgttctacatttttctctggctctgtctgagaccctctactgTGAAATCTGCCAGAACtatcagtggtggtaactggcaACCatcttgttctgggctcagtctggtggaagttgtggtagttgtggtccattaggtctttggactaatctttctcttgtgtctttggtattcttcattctcctttgctgcagcctGGATGAGACCAgtagaagtatcttagatggctgcttgaaggcttttaagaccccagacgctactcaccacactcagatgaagaacattttcttcatagactatgttatgccagttgagctagatgtcaccACACTcagatgtagagcattttcttcatagactatgttatgccagttgagctagacgtCCCCCAaagacatggtccccagccctcagcccagtaattcggtccctcagggagtttggatatatctgtgaagcttctatgattttgccctggtcaagaagtgctgacttccccagtattgtgtactacctTACCCTACAGCCAAGTTACCACTAAACTACGACGTAGTTAGCGTTTCTCCCTCCCAAACcctcccctcctttgtaaccattaaagattgtttctttttttgaggaaatattttcatgtgtttctataatagtagtctcatacagcatttgtctttttgtgactgacttatttcacatagcataacgccctccagattcatccatgttatgagatgttttgtggattcatcgttTTTTACAGTTgcttagtattctgttgtgtttgtactatagttttttttatccattcatctattgatgggcacttaggttgtttccatcttttttgccaccatgaataatgttgcaatgaacatgggtgtgcatatgtctattcatgtgatggctcttatttctctaggatatactcctaggagtgggattgctggatcatatggtatttctatttctagcttcttgagGAGGCACCAAATCATTTaaaaaagtgattgtaccattttgaatTCTCACCAGTAGTGATTAAgacttccagtctccccacaacctctccaacatttatttattcatgctagtaatgttggggtgagatggtatctcattgtagttttgatttgcatttctctaatggctagttggaaaccctggtggcatagtggttaagtgctatgggtgttaaccacaaggctggcagttcgaatttgccaggtgctccttggaaactctatgggggcagttctactctgtcctatagggtcactgtgagtcggaatccactcgacggcagtgggtttgggaatggctggtgattatgagcatttcttcacgtgtctgttagccacctgaatgtcttctatggtgaagtgtctgttcatatcctttgcccatttttaattggattatttgtcttattATTGTAGACATATTAGATCTtcctataggttttagagattagacatttgtctgatatgtcatagccaacatttttttctcagtctgtaggttcactttttactcttttggtgaagtcttctgattggcataattgtttaattttgaggagcttccagttatctagtttatcgtctggtgtttgtgcattgttagttatggtttgctttgtatttatgccatgtatttttttttattagggcccctactattgtccctattttttcttccatgatctttattgttttaggttttatatttaggtctttgatccattctcagttagtttttgtgtatgatgtgaggtatagatcctgtttcattttttttacagatggacatctagtttggccagaaccatttgttgaagactgtctattccccatttaatggactttgatcctttgtcaaatatcagatgactgtaggtggatggatatacacctgggttctcgattctgttccattggtcaatgtgtctattgttataccagtaccaggctgttttgactactgcagttgtatagtaggttctaaggtcagATAGCACcaggcctcttactttgttcttctttttctataatgctttatttatcaggggcctctttccttttcatataaagttaaagatttgtttttccatctcattaaagaatgctgttggtatgtggatcggtattgcattgtatttgtagactgctttgggcagaattgatgttttcacaatgttgagtctacctatccacaatcattgtatgtttttccatttacgtaggtctcttggtttcttgtggtagtgttttgtagttttctttatataggtcccttatgtccctggttagatttattcctaagtattttatttttttggtggatattataaatggcattgctttcctgatttcatttgcaccattctctttattggtgtataggaaccaatggaaaccctggtggtgtagtggctaggtgctacagctgctaaccaaagggtcggcagttcgaatcctccaggttttctttggaaactctatgcggcagttctactctgtcctgtagggtcgcatgagtcggaatagactcgatggcactgggtttggtttgtttttttttggaatccagctgattttcatatgtttatctgctactctgctgaatcttcctattacttcaggtagt
Protein-coding regions in this window:
- the RETNLB gene encoding LOW QUALITY PROTEIN: resistin-like beta (The sequence of the model RefSeq protein was modified relative to this genomic sequence to represent the inferred CDS: substituted 1 base at 1 genomic stop codon) — encoded protein: MKPASCLFLMLIPLLQPMTPGDAQCSLDVVVDKKIKAAVNKLDTAVTSCASGYPCGYXDVQRENTCHCQCSVVDWTTAHCCHLS